In the Wyeomyia smithii strain HCP4-BCI-WySm-NY-G18 chromosome 2, ASM2978416v1, whole genome shotgun sequence genome, one interval contains:
- the LOC129722722 gene encoding NADH dehydrogenase [ubiquinone] 1 alpha subcomplex subunit 8, whose protein sequence is MVVTKDIYLPTEEELTVPEVNLSGPALRAGAFHVGKKCEAENNEFMLCRQELDDPRACLNEGKAVTNCALDFFRQVKKSCAQEFTQYANCLDKSSGDLRFKYCRKTQGVYDKCVLDKLNIERPDYGYFTRAKVHATDRPAPPKKEKTLYPDATPGLPDDYPRPEAKYGSRFHWLN, encoded by the exons ATGGTCGTAACGAAGGATATTTATCTTCCAACGGAGGAAGAACTCACCGTTCCGGAGGTTAACCTTTCGGGACCTGCTTTGCGTGCCGGTGCGTTTCATGTTGGCAAAAAGTGCGAAGCAGAAAATAAT GAGTTTATGCTATGTCGCCAAGAGCTGGATGATCCGCGAGCTTGCCTGAACGAGGGAAAGGCGGTCACCAATTGTGCATTGGACTTCTTCCGGCAAGTGAAAAAATCGTGCGCCCAAGAATTCACTCAATACGCCAACTGTCTGGATAAAAGCAGCGGCGATTTGAGATTTAAATA CTGCCGCAAGACGCAAGGAGTGTACGACAAATGTGTTCTGGATAAACTCAACATAGAACGACCGGATTATGGTTATTTCACTAGAGCCAAGGTCCACGCTACCGATCGTCCAGCACCACCGAAAAAGGAGAAAACGCTCTACCCGGACGCTACGCCTGGCTTGCCAGACGATTATCCCAGACCGGAAGCTAAGTACGGATCGCGTTTCCATTGGCTaaactga